The Falco peregrinus isolate bFalPer1 chromosome 12, bFalPer1.pri, whole genome shotgun sequence genome has a segment encoding these proteins:
- the C12H3orf70 gene encoding UPF0524 protein C3orf70 homolog isoform X2: MDTYSTVVSGEGKYVYQPMTPVEQLPSTEIPIRPREATNTIQISVSLTEHFLKFAPVFQPPLPPDSPQFCTIADLFIDNYRVKCINGKMCYVQRQPPPVPHKVKPEEVPVRNALITKESNTPKPDHCSSPSSSEDSGINAVGVHYMESCDEDTEGVAELSSEEDYSPDSSWEPDECPLLSPSQCEMEVIETIETTV, translated from the exons ATGGATACGTACAGCACCGTGGTTTCAGGCGAGG GTAAATACGTCTATCAGCCCATGACACCCGtagagcagctccccagcaccgAAATACCCATTCGCCCTCGGGAGGCTACAAACACCATCCAGATCTCCGTCTCGCTCACCGAACACTTTTTGAAGTTCGCGCCCGTCTtccagccccccctgccccctgacTCCCCGCAGTTCTGCACGATCGCAGACCTCTTCATTGACAATTACCGCGTGAAATGCATCAACGGGAAGATGTGCTATGTGCAGAGGCAGCCTCCCCCTGTGCCCCACAAGGTAAAGCCCGAGGAAGTCCCCGTTCGCAATGCCTTAATCACAAAAGAGAGCAATACGCCAAAACCAGATCACTGCTCGTCCCCTTCCAGCTCCGAGGACTCCGGGATCAATGCGGTGGGGGTTCACTACATGGAGTCGTGTGACGAGGACACAGAGGGGGTGGCTGAGCTCAGTTCAGAAGAAGATTACAGCCCGGATAGCAGCTGGGAGCCGGACGAGTGCCCGCTCTTGTCACCCTCGCAGTGCGAAATGGAAGTGATTGAGACTATAGAAACCACTGTGTGA